The Propionibacterium freudenreichii subsp. freudenreichii genome contains a region encoding:
- the cobJ gene encoding precorrin-3B C(17)-methyltransferase: protein MIRVHGFLGGISEALRADLATADLVVGGRRQLDDAGVLAAQRVELGALAPAIERLKALDDDKLAVVIASGDPGFFGILRPLRRAGLHCEVVPTITSLQAAFAAVALPWDDAQLVSAHSGGIEAAIRIAGVHPKVGVLTAPGKGLAQLVAALRGRDKHFVVAERLGEADERVRVFDEAAALTVDEDDLASPYVVLILDAAPESAEAVGHSPQLAGDPNAPGPDDPKPASNTRADGSDRAPIIGQVVNTTRARHQADQIDQALGVESKRYDGPASAGLVAAWGECDLIVSHLALGATTRLIAPLLADKHTDPGVVVVDEAGHFAVPLVGGHIGGANELARRIGEALDATAVVSTATDSLGIPALDQLGWAVSGDVAGVTAAIIDGAPVSVLREHLWPMPPLPGNVLVPAPGEPAAPGTVGRVVVTDRAAPTAGGASDDQLPTVVLHPDSLVVGMGCNKGTSVEALRELLDATLAGAGLAKESIAALVSVDAKAGELGLIKLADELGVPYVTYPADQLAEQDAPNPSAVVEREIGSGSVSEASVLARGAELIVEKHKSTEATCAIGRIPARGRLHVVGLGPGSRDLLTPRAANVVRHANLVVGYGPYVRQVRDLVSPHAEVMATKMGTEEQRTRAAIDAARSGLDVAFLSGGDPAIYAMASPTLEMGTDGVDVDIVPGVTAELAASAILGAPLGHDHATISLSDLHTDWDLILKRVRAAAQGDFVITLYNPRSRSRIHQLPDALAIIAEYRGPDTPVASVSQAERPQQHVHMSSLADFQPEWVDMNTIVIVGSDTTTFATSGEGRRIIVTPRDYHWMDGAVSGHKRLNYPHGSRPRVSRAEFKGQAAPQADAAQPQSALPQVTQSRTTAAQPGSDVPTQEDSHD from the coding sequence ATGATTCGCGTACATGGTTTCCTCGGCGGCATCAGTGAGGCCCTGCGCGCCGATCTGGCGACTGCCGACCTGGTGGTCGGTGGGCGCCGTCAGCTTGACGACGCCGGCGTGCTCGCCGCCCAGCGGGTCGAGCTGGGCGCCCTGGCCCCGGCCATCGAGCGCTTGAAGGCCCTGGATGACGACAAGCTGGCGGTGGTGATCGCGTCCGGTGACCCGGGATTCTTCGGCATCCTGCGTCCGCTGCGCCGTGCCGGCCTGCACTGCGAGGTGGTGCCCACCATCACCTCACTGCAGGCCGCCTTCGCGGCCGTGGCCCTGCCCTGGGACGATGCCCAACTGGTGAGCGCCCACTCGGGCGGCATCGAGGCAGCGATCCGCATCGCCGGGGTGCATCCGAAGGTCGGCGTGCTCACCGCCCCCGGCAAGGGACTCGCCCAACTGGTGGCAGCCCTTCGCGGCCGCGACAAGCACTTCGTGGTCGCCGAGCGACTCGGCGAGGCCGACGAGCGCGTCCGCGTGTTCGACGAGGCTGCTGCCCTGACCGTGGACGAGGATGACCTGGCCAGCCCCTATGTGGTGCTCATCCTCGACGCCGCCCCCGAGTCCGCCGAGGCAGTGGGCCACAGCCCGCAGCTGGCCGGCGACCCGAATGCCCCGGGCCCCGATGATCCCAAGCCGGCAAGCAATACCCGTGCCGACGGCTCGGACCGCGCCCCGATCATCGGCCAGGTGGTCAACACCACCCGCGCCCGTCACCAGGCCGACCAGATCGACCAGGCCCTCGGCGTCGAGTCGAAGCGCTACGACGGCCCCGCCTCGGCAGGCCTGGTGGCCGCCTGGGGCGAATGCGACCTGATCGTCTCCCACCTGGCACTGGGCGCCACCACGCGCCTCATCGCGCCACTGCTGGCCGACAAGCACACCGACCCCGGCGTCGTCGTGGTCGATGAGGCAGGACACTTCGCGGTGCCGCTGGTGGGCGGCCACATCGGGGGAGCCAATGAGCTGGCCCGCCGCATCGGCGAGGCGCTGGACGCCACCGCCGTGGTCTCGACGGCCACCGACTCGCTGGGCATCCCGGCGCTCGACCAGCTCGGCTGGGCGGTCAGCGGCGACGTCGCCGGTGTCACCGCCGCCATCATCGACGGCGCCCCGGTCTCGGTGCTGCGCGAGCACCTGTGGCCGATGCCGCCCCTGCCGGGCAATGTCCTGGTGCCCGCCCCCGGCGAGCCGGCCGCACCCGGAACCGTGGGGCGCGTCGTGGTCACCGACCGCGCCGCGCCAACAGCAGGCGGCGCATCAGACGACCAGCTGCCCACGGTGGTCCTGCATCCCGACAGCCTGGTCGTCGGCATGGGCTGCAACAAGGGCACGTCGGTGGAGGCGCTGCGCGAGCTGCTTGACGCGACGCTGGCCGGTGCCGGCCTGGCGAAGGAATCCATCGCGGCGCTGGTCAGCGTCGATGCGAAGGCCGGCGAGCTGGGCTTGATCAAGCTGGCCGACGAGCTGGGCGTGCCCTATGTCACCTATCCCGCCGATCAGCTCGCCGAGCAGGACGCGCCGAACCCCTCGGCCGTCGTGGAACGCGAGATCGGGAGCGGCTCCGTGTCGGAGGCCAGTGTGCTGGCCCGCGGTGCCGAGTTGATCGTCGAGAAGCACAAGAGCACTGAGGCCACCTGCGCCATCGGACGCATCCCTGCGCGCGGTCGCCTGCACGTGGTCGGTCTTGGCCCCGGTTCGCGTGACCTGCTCACCCCGCGCGCCGCCAATGTGGTGCGTCATGCCAACCTGGTGGTCGGCTATGGACCCTATGTGCGTCAGGTGCGCGACCTGGTCAGTCCCCATGCCGAGGTGATGGCCACCAAGATGGGCACCGAGGAGCAGCGCACCCGCGCGGCCATTGACGCCGCCCGCTCCGGGCTGGATGTGGCCTTCCTGTCGGGCGGTGACCCGGCGATCTATGCGATGGCCAGCCCCACCCTCGAGATGGGCACCGACGGGGTCGACGTCGACATCGTGCCGGGGGTCACCGCCGAGCTGGCGGCCTCCGCGATCCTGGGGGCACCGCTCGGCCACGACCACGCCACCATCAGCCTGTCCGACCTGCACACCGACTGGGATCTCATCCTCAAGCGGGTGCGGGCCGCGGCACAGGGCGATTTCGTGATCACGCTGTACAACCCGCGCTCCCGCTCGCGCATCCACCAACTGCCCGATGCCCTGGCGATCATTGCCGAATACCGCGGCCCGGATACCCCTGTCGCCTCGGTGTCGCAGGCGGAGCGGCCGCAACAGCATGTGCACATGTCGTCGCTGGCCGACTTCCAGCCCGAATGGGTCGACATGAACACCATCGTGATCGTCGGCTCCGACACCACCACCTTCGCCACCAGCGGTGAGGGGCGTCGCATCATCGTGACGCCGCGCGACTACCACTGGATGGACGGCGCGGTGAGCGGCCACAAGCGGCTCAACTACCCGCACGGCAGCCGCCCCCGTGTGTCGCGTGCCGAGTTCAAGGGGCAGGCCGCCCCGCAGGCCGACGCCGCGCAGCCCCAGTCCGCCCTGCCCCAGGTCACCCAGTCCCGGACCACGGCTGCCCAGCCCGGCTCCGATGTCCCCACCCAGGAGGATTCCCATGACTGA
- a CDS encoding CbiX/SirB N-terminal domain-containing protein — MTDLVPLVIAAHGTRDAQGLAQTRAFADEVRAALPGVHVELGFVELAEPDVAGAVHNALAHIPHAVPSDEPELVVLPLMLNTGGHVNSDIPEFIEAGRDGHRVSYGGPLLPDPRVRQVLEKRINTALAPADGPAWRADDTSLVLVGRGALTTRANAEHYRLTRYVGEEVGFAGAFPSFIQVVRPSVPEALTMAVDAGATQILVGPNFLFRGRLRTWLSEQVDAWLETHPGIEVRISDVLGPSPLIAEVFADRYREQVGEPGNGDGAPVYLSGLRLAGRRVLVVGAGHVAERRIPRLLEAGARVRVVAPNAGIRVARLAEQGRVDWQQRGFTDSDVDEAWFVLAASNDPEVNARVSAEAERQRVFCVRSDKSSDGTAYTPATEEAGGITVAVVGHRNPRRSVRVRDELLKALQV; from the coding sequence ATGACTGATCTCGTCCCACTGGTCATTGCCGCGCACGGCACCCGTGACGCACAGGGCCTGGCCCAGACACGCGCCTTCGCCGACGAGGTGCGGGCGGCCCTGCCCGGGGTGCACGTGGAGCTCGGTTTCGTCGAACTGGCGGAACCTGACGTGGCCGGTGCCGTGCACAATGCACTGGCCCACATCCCCCACGCCGTACCCTCCGACGAGCCCGAGTTGGTGGTGCTGCCGCTCATGCTCAACACGGGCGGACACGTCAACAGTGACATCCCCGAGTTCATCGAGGCCGGACGCGACGGCCACCGGGTGTCCTACGGCGGACCCCTCCTGCCCGATCCGCGTGTGCGCCAGGTGCTCGAGAAGCGCATCAATACGGCGCTCGCGCCTGCCGATGGCCCGGCGTGGCGCGCCGACGACACCAGCCTGGTGCTGGTGGGGCGCGGTGCCCTCACCACGCGGGCCAACGCGGAGCACTACCGCCTCACCCGCTATGTCGGCGAGGAGGTCGGCTTCGCCGGTGCCTTCCCGTCGTTCATCCAGGTGGTGCGCCCCTCCGTGCCCGAGGCGCTCACGATGGCCGTCGACGCCGGTGCCACGCAGATCCTCGTCGGCCCCAACTTCTTGTTCCGCGGGCGCCTGCGCACCTGGCTGTCCGAGCAGGTGGACGCGTGGCTGGAAACCCATCCGGGCATCGAGGTGCGCATCAGCGATGTATTGGGGCCCAGCCCCCTGATCGCCGAGGTCTTCGCCGACCGCTATCGCGAACAGGTCGGCGAACCCGGCAACGGCGATGGCGCCCCCGTCTACCTGTCGGGCCTGCGCCTGGCCGGACGCAGGGTGCTGGTGGTCGGTGCCGGGCATGTGGCCGAGCGACGCATCCCGCGCCTGCTGGAGGCCGGCGCCCGGGTGCGCGTCGTGGCCCCCAACGCGGGTATCCGGGTGGCCCGGTTGGCCGAGCAAGGGCGCGTCGACTGGCAACAGCGCGGCTTCACCGACTCTGACGTCGACGAGGCATGGTTCGTGCTGGCTGCCTCGAATGATCCCGAGGTGAACGCCCGGGTCTCGGCGGAGGCCGAGCGCCAGCGGGTGTTCTGCGTGCGCTCCGACAAGTCGTCCGACGGCACTGCGTACACACCGGCCACCGAGGAGGCCGGCGGAATCACCGTGGCCGTGGTGGGCCATCGCAATCCCCGCCGCAGCGTGCGGGTGCGCGACGAGCTCCTCAAGGCGCTCCAGGTCTAA
- the cobM gene encoding precorrin-4 C(11)-methyltransferase: MSDTRSHEPDPAAGNEAAPLRGKVVFVGAGPGAADLISVRGAHVIAQADIIIWASSLVLPDVVADHKPGAELVDSAALSLEDLEPLLTRAHDEDLLVARVHTGDPSIYGATAEQRDLCRSLDLAFETVPGISAFSAAAARMNVELTVPEVSQSITITRLEGGRTPMPEGETIASFAAHGATMAVYLSAARNRALQEALIEGGYAPATPCIIGFEVTWPGEMMLRCRLDELSDTMREHKLWKHTIVLVGPALAEGPIATRSHLYHPGFRHEYRDAEPQASKELREHGALGINADSSKAINQHGAGNDTTGAHRSTEGEQA; this comes from the coding sequence ATGAGCGATACCCGCTCGCACGAGCCCGACCCCGCTGCCGGGAACGAGGCGGCCCCGTTGCGCGGCAAGGTCGTGTTCGTGGGTGCGGGCCCCGGTGCCGCTGACCTGATCAGCGTGCGGGGTGCCCACGTCATCGCGCAGGCCGACATCATCATCTGGGCATCCAGCTTGGTGCTGCCCGACGTGGTGGCCGACCACAAGCCGGGCGCCGAACTGGTCGATTCGGCGGCACTGTCGCTGGAGGACCTCGAGCCGCTGCTGACCCGTGCCCATGACGAGGACCTGCTGGTTGCCCGCGTGCACACCGGCGATCCCTCGATCTACGGCGCCACCGCCGAGCAGCGCGACCTGTGTCGCAGCCTCGACCTGGCGTTCGAGACGGTGCCGGGCATCTCGGCCTTCTCCGCGGCCGCCGCCCGGATGAACGTCGAGTTGACGGTGCCCGAGGTGAGCCAGTCGATCACCATCACGCGCCTGGAGGGCGGCCGTACGCCGATGCCCGAGGGGGAGACCATCGCCTCCTTCGCGGCCCACGGCGCCACCATGGCCGTCTACCTGTCGGCGGCGCGCAATCGTGCGCTCCAGGAGGCGCTGATCGAGGGCGGCTATGCACCCGCGACTCCGTGCATCATCGGGTTCGAGGTCACCTGGCCCGGCGAGATGATGCTGCGCTGCCGCCTCGACGAGCTGTCCGACACCATGCGCGAACACAAGCTGTGGAAGCACACCATCGTGCTCGTGGGTCCGGCGCTGGCCGAGGGCCCCATTGCCACGCGCAGCCACCTGTACCACCCCGGATTCCGCCACGAATACCGCGACGCCGAGCCGCAGGCCAGCAAGGAGCTGAGGGAACACGGTGCCCTCGGCATCAATGCGGACAGTTCCAAGGCCATCAACCAACACGGCGCCGGCAACGACACCACCGGGGCACACCGATCGACAGAAGGCGAGCAGGCATGA